TGCGAAGAGGGAAGGGAGTTCGTCGCTGAAACACCGTCGCACCCCGTGCCACTCTTCGTGAGTCAGTGCGACTCCGGCACACAGCAACTGTCTGCACTTTTTGAACCTCAGCACCTGAAAAAGAACGAGTCACATGATGCCTGAACTCTCTTGTTGCGTACACCTTaagaaggaaaaacagtgtACAGCAGCGGAGGTGCTGTCACCAGGAACACTTCACCGGTGCACAAACAGAGATTCGTTTTAAAGTTCCCCGTTAAAACTGACGGGTTTAGGTCGACATTTTACTCCGGTGAAAAACAGCAATCGGCAAACAAGAGAATGACCTTTGAACCTTGTAGCCCTGGCATAATGAATTCGGTGCTTGCTTATCTCCTTTGAAATGTGTGTTCGCTTTGATAGTATCTCTAAGGTAACCAGTGCCCATGGCTGCTTCTTGATCGGGTACCTGTGTTTGCTTCGAGAGAATTAAGCCTCCATTAGCACCATTATCGCAGTGTTTGCGCAGCACTGTATGTCTTCAGCGGGTCCCTAAAGTAAACACAGGGTTGGTGCAAGATCTCCCCCGAGGCCACAGCATCAAACTGCAAGGCGTGAGACCCTGATCTCTCTGCTTTCAGCTGCCCTGAGTCCACATGGCGGATCACTCTGAACTGTGGTCTTCCGTCTTTCTTAGTCATACCTGTGGGGACAGATGGTATGAGTTAGCACAGAGTGCTCCTCAAGGCCTCGTGCGCATTAGGGCTGTGTCATGGCGTTTATTTAAGTTCCCCTTGAAATGTGGGCGTTTCACCAGGAGAGGCACCCTAAGATTATCCTAAAGCGGAGGCTTAACTGGGGGGACAGGTGGCGTGTCCTGCAGCGTTTAAAGCAAACCTAATTTTCCCCCAGTATTTGTGTACAATTCCACTGAGTACCAttactaatatttatttttgttccccCCACTGTACCTGCTAGGTTATAGTatagtggcagcaggtggcacattggttaatgctgctgccttggactcCAGGGTCCAGGTCCAAATCACACCACCACTAACACttacccagctgaatgaatgcgTAAAACaatgtaagtagtttaatatCATCACTACTTTTAACATTGtgtaagctgcttcggagaaagcCAGATAAATAAACGCGCGTTGTTACGCCACTGTCCTAAAGACACCTGTCTGGCAACCGGCTTGGACTGGCGAGCACGCGCAGAGGGGTGTGACGTTAGGTGCGGTTGGCTGTCTGAGCGAAGTGGGCGGGGCAACGAAGTGGAATGGGCGGGGCTTACTCCACTTGGCCGGACCGGCGCTTACAGCGCTTGTTAAGTTACACGAAACTGGCGCCGCGAGCTGAAACGGCCCGGAGTCCGTTTCCATAAAGAAGCGCGACGCGTGTCGAAGATAAACGGGTGAGAGTAACGGAACAGAACACGAGCCTCGGCTGGATTATCAAAGTTTGGTGAGAGACGCGCGACACCTGAAACCGCATTTGCCTCCGCGTAGAGTGACTCTCCCCCCTCGCTAGTTTACGACGCTGTGTGCGGAACCTCATTTCTGTCACACTGACTTAGTTCTGTATCACACTGGGGGGGGAGAATCCTCACATACATCTGTAATGTTATGGGCGTCCAGCGGAGCGGTCATGCAGCGGGAGGACGCTGAGCGAGGCGCTGCGAGGCTGGCCGCGAGGACACCTGGCGCGCGGGGAGCCGCGCGCGAGCGTCCCGCTGAACTTTGAGCGGAACGTCACAGAGCGCGGTGAGTGAGTGCAGTTCGGTTCCAGCTTTTTCGGGCGGCGAAACTAAGTTTCCACACCGCGCCGCGCCGCCGGGTCTCTTTCTCTGCTCCATTTGCACACCTGGCCCGTGTCGctgtgtgacagaatgggagtgtgtttctgtgaggaGAGCTGAGGAGCCGCTTCGCCTCGGCGCTGGAACATTAGCGGCAGCAATACATACAGCTGCCTTCTTCTGTGAAAGCAGCGTGTAGCGTACATAGTAACGTACACCTTCGAAGAGTGTGTCCGGAGTCCcgtctctctttttcttttccccctgtttttttttttttttttttttcccgctccTGCTAGAAATGGCCCGCGCGCGCTTCCTGCAGGGCTGCGCGGTGCGGCTCGCGCTCCTGTGCAGCGGCTTCCCGTGGCACGCGCTCGCCGCCTCCAGGGATATCACGTGCGAGCCCATCACGGTGCCCATGTGCAAGGGCATCGGCTACAACCTCACGCACATGCCGAACCAGTTCAACCACGACACGCAGGAGGAGGTGGGTCTAGAGGTGCACCAGTTCTGGCCGCTGGTGCGCATCCGCTGCTCGCCGGACTTGCTCTTCTTCCTGTGCAGCATGTACACGCCGATCTGCCTGCCGGACTACAAAAAGCCGCTGCCGCCCTGCAGGTCCGTGTGCGAGCGTGCCAAGCGCGGCTGCTCACCGCTCATGAGCCAGTACGGGTTCGAGTGGCCCGAGCGCATGAGCTGCGAGCGGCTGCCTGTGCTGGGGGACGCCGAGCGTCTGTGCATGGACCAGAACAGCAGTGAGACGACCACGCTGTCGCCGCTCTTCCAGAAACCCACCCCTAAGGGCCTTCCCCGCCGCAAGGTGGCCGCCCCCCAGGAGTGCCGCCGCGAGTGCTACTGCCGCGAGCCGCTCGTCCCCATCAAGGCTGAGGGCCACCCGTTGTACAACCGGGTGCGCACGGGTCCCCTGGCAAACTGCGCTCTGCCCTGCCACCAGCCCTACTTCTCGGCGGACGAGCGCGCCTTCACCGCCTTCTGGATCGGCTTGTGGTCGGTGCTCTGCTTCATCTCTACCCTCACCACGGTGGCGACGTTTCTCATCGACATGGAGCGCTTCAAGTACCCCGAGCGGCCCATCATCTTCCTGGCCGCCTGCTACCTGTTCGTGTCGCTGGGCTACATCgtgcgcctggtggccgggcacgAGCGTGT
This genomic window from Scleropages formosus chromosome 1, fSclFor1.1, whole genome shotgun sequence contains:
- the fzd5 gene encoding frizzled-5 gives rise to the protein MARARFLQGCAVRLALLCSGFPWHALAASRDITCEPITVPMCKGIGYNLTHMPNQFNHDTQEEVGLEVHQFWPLVRIRCSPDLLFFLCSMYTPICLPDYKKPLPPCRSVCERAKRGCSPLMSQYGFEWPERMSCERLPVLGDAERLCMDQNSSETTTLSPLFQKPTPKGLPRRKVAAPQECRRECYCREPLVPIKAEGHPLYNRVRTGPLANCALPCHQPYFSADERAFTAFWIGLWSVLCFISTLTTVATFLIDMERFKYPERPIIFLAACYLFVSLGYIVRLVAGHERVACGAEQQHVLYDTTGPALCTLVFLLIYFFGMASSIWWVVLSFTWFLAAGMKWGNEAIAGYSQYFHLAAWLMPSVKSIAVLALSSVDGDPVAGICYVGNQSLENLRGFVLAPLVVYLFTGSLFLLAGFVSLFRIRSVIKQGGTKTDKLEKLMIRIGLFTVLYTVPATIVVACLVYEQHYRPVWEEALGCSCAAERQRLGPDYPVFMLKYFMCLVVGITSGVWIWSGKTLESWRRFVTRCRPCRARKPAGAPAYGEVATALTTRAGAAGMGTYHKATPLSHV